The Oncorhynchus clarkii lewisi isolate Uvic-CL-2024 chromosome 12, UVic_Ocla_1.0, whole genome shotgun sequence genome segment CTCAGAAGTTTGTCCAAGACGCCAAGCTTTTTGGTGAGATGTTTTTTCTCCTACCCTGACATCATACCTAGTATGGTCCCTCTACTTCAGTGGTATTCATTTTCGCCTGAATTTCTGGGGAACCCAATTTTTTTCCCACCAGAATTTCTGCCGATTCCTCCCCAAATCTAATGACATTTGTACATCAATAAATAACCTTCAATTCATAAAATGAAAATAAGCTACATTTACTACAAAATACATTTCCTCAATAAAATTGTTTTTCCAATGATCGTTCTCAACTTTTGCATATTGTTCCCCGCAAAGAAATACCCCACTGCTCTACTTTGTGCAGTTCTAATTCCTCTCCCTTACCACCACTCAAACAGGGATCCAGAGTTTCTGCCGTGAACTGGTTGAGGTGGCTGACCTGCTAGAGAAGACTACAGACAACCTGCAGGAAGAGGAGGGCCAGAGGCTGGCTCAGGTCCAGGACAGGCTGCAGGGGATCTTCACAAAGCACGGCCTGAATAAGATGAGCCCTGTTGGGGATAAATACGACCCTTACCAGCATGAGATAGTATGCCACACTCCTGCTGAGGGAGGGGAGCCCAGCACCGTTACTGTAGTGAAACAGGATGGGTACAAGCTCCACGGACGCACCATTCGTCATGCCCAGGTGGGCATCGCTGTGATGAAGCAGGAGCAGGACTAGGGCTTGTGCTAGTCTCTGCCCTCGCTGTAGTACTCTACTGTCTGCACCTTACAGTTCTAGCTTTGCAGCAATCCTTTGTTTTTGAATGATTTTACTGTTTTAGTGGGTTGTTCCAATTTGGTTAAGTTCTCATTATGTACAGTCATGCAGATAACAACTTATTTAACCCTTTTTCTATATTCTACAATCTGAAAATAATGGGCTTGTTCACATTCTTCTAGAATATAATCATTTTTAGATTGTGCCTAATCATGTGAATGTGTTAGTGTTTTCCATAAGTGCCGGTCGTCGGCTAAATAGCCGATAAGACTCATTGTAAGCCGGCTACTTCATAAACTAACTAGGCTTTTAATTTAGAAGTTTCAATTCGCTAGTCAGAAAAGTCTGTATAGCCTTCTCCCACTTGAATGAATGACATGCACCTTCTAGTGATGTATTGATAGGACAGGTACCTGTCAGTCAAAAAGTGAGCAATGACAGGGAAACTGATGGTTTGTCCCTCTGCTGTCTGTCCCAGCTCTCAATACCTATTATTTTTTGTATACTGTGGTTGGCTGCAGTCTAATCGTTTCACGGAGGAGGGAGAGCATGATGCTTATTTTTCCATCTCCTTTGAGTGAATTAACACATCCCATATAAAGTGGTAACAATGAGTTGAAATCCACTTATTGTTTTATGGCACATTCATTTTTCTTTTGCGTGTTTCATAGGCCAATACAGCCACGGAGTGAGGCGCGTAGGCTGTTTACTGTGCTTTGATTGACGACCGAACTGCAAGTGTTTTACTAGTTTATAAAAGGTGTCGAACTGACGGAATAAAGTCAATCTCCTATATCCCTTCACTATTCATAAATAATACAGCGTAGTTATATGTCCATTGTATCGCATCGGGTCAAAGAAACCAAATATCTTGTTTTCTATTTTTCCTAGGATTCGTAGCCCATGACAAGACTTGCCAGTGTAGGGTCTTTTTGAACGGATCTGTTTGGTGAGCGGAAACAAATCGCTGCCTTTCTTTTgatcctatcagtatcgacacatgcTCCAACGACACACTTGGTGAATGTTCTTtctgcgtggtgttttgggaaacgttACATCTTTGGTTATTGTGGGAAAGATGCATAGTTAAAACACACGTAAGCCTTTTGTTCCTTTGGGAAACCGAGCCCTGGGAGGGAAAGTCATCACTATTAACGTAATTTAGCTGTGTATATTGGATTGAATCAGGACATTAGAATGTACCAGAGGCCACCAAAATAGAGCTTGTTTtgtcaaaaaaaaaatctcaggAGGCATGCCCACCTTGACCTCTCAGGCCCGGATCTCCCTGGCTGGCTGCTTTTTCTATTTGGCTGGCTACTCCATGTACTTATGGAAAACACTGGCGTTAGCTATTTTACTAACATTTAAAGATATGTAAAGGTACTTGAGGATATTGTTATACTGCATATTTGCATAAGACCTGGTTGAGGAAAACATTTTTGTTTACTAATGTGAATGGAAGATAGGTTTCCTTTAAGGACCCCTTATAATACTGTGAACGTCTCTGGTTTCAGGTCCACATACATTTCTCCCACATTATTATGTGGACTGTGTACATTTCTAGAGGTTACATTAATCACGCTGCACTTCGGAATTGTTTAGTTTTTTCTGTATGTGAGCAAGTAAGTAATTAAGTTCTTGACGTTTGAGATAATCTGTGATATTAGAGGATGGGATGGTTACGTAGAATGTGCTGTTACCTGTAATTGTCCCTTATGATGAAGGTGGCACCTTTTACATTGACAATGTTGGGATTTATGTATTTATATAGACTAATGTTTAACATTACCCACAGAGTATTGTGTATGATGCAGCTATGAAATAGGTTCAGTTAAAGCCACTTTTAAGAAGGATCTTTGAGCCTTTTAAAACATATAGATAGTATGGATAACATTTTCTATCAAGTAATTTTGCCTATAAATGAAGCACCACACATGTGTGGTTGAGAAGCTATGGTGTTCTCTAACAAACTATTTTGCTTTCAGACTACCACAGTACATCACATTATTGCCTTAAACAATTTTTCCAATACATTTATTTTCACTTGAGTTTAATAATTTGAAATGTGGAGGTGGGTTCTGCAAGGTGATCCATTTTTAGATTTGGAAAAGGGAAGTTTGAAGCTAGCCCTCAAGTTGGAAGAAGAGAACACCAGGAACATGACATTTCTTGCTTGTCGAAAAGGGTAGAAAGATTGAGTTTTTCTGAAGGCCCGGTGGTAGTGAAGATCGGTAGTCCTACTCCGCAGCCTGAGTATCAAACATTATTTGTGAAGTGGACTTTGtcatgtttccatccacagtttttatgcaagtaaagtcataccgtatatatatattttaaatgacagctgtgatggaaacaaagttttggtacaattttataaagGCTGACCGATAGTGTTTgtttgacatggtgggatctttgtCTGTCAaattaattatgtgagaaatgtCAGTGGAAACACCTTTTGTgtgcaaatatttatataataaccgtcatatcgaagtaaacttggagtgaCATAATATGGTGTGTGGTACTATTAGGCTGATGATTAcataagttatgaacttcacagggtagataaagtgcacagtgatgagtTTAATGtacctttccaataaatattgagggtcttattctggtgacatgataatcaatgcttgactgccatttgacaaatataaattattttgctgtgtgtgcaggagggcatgggacGAAAGAGTGTAGTTTCAACTGTaattaccaattggataccacggaatTGGGAGACATCTGGGG includes the following:
- the LOC139420837 gene encoding grpE protein homolog 2, mitochondrial-like, with protein sequence MAVRCLFLARKNLNCAGRLQLFLSNDHRALIGLYSTAAKHWGTGDNCNGDDTTDDSGHAMTNVKLLEMRASKLEEQVRELTERYKRAMADSDNVRKRTQKFVQDAKLFGIQSFCRELVEVADLLEKTTDNLQEEEGQRLAQVQDRLQGIFTKHGLNKMSPVGDKYDPYQHEIVCHTPAEGGEPSTVTVVKQDGYKLHGRTIRHAQVGIAVMKQEQD